Proteins from a genomic interval of Gluconacetobacter diazotrophicus PA1 5:
- the exaC gene encoding acetaldehyde dehydrogenase ExaC, with amino-acid sequence MDSLESPPLESRRIEQSLPFKAQYDNFIGGRWVPPREGTYFDDPSPVDGRILCRVARSGAADVEQALDAAHAAREAWGETSPAQRALLLNRIADRIEANLDTLARAESWDNGKPLRETLNADIPLCVDHFRYFAACIRAQEGALSEIDHDTVAYHFHEPLGVVGQIIPWNFPLLMASWKLAPALAAGNCVVMKPAEQTPASIMVLADLIADILPPGVLNIVNGFGREAGTALASSNRIAKIAFTGSTPTGRTIAHAAADNLIPATLELGGKSPNIFFSDVAAEDDDFLDKAIEGFVLFAFNQGEVCTCPSRALIHESVYDRFMERALRRVAAIKQGNPLDMATMVGAQASTEQVSKILNYIDIGRQEGAELLIGGARAELGGSLSNGCYIQPTVFRGDNRMRIFQEEIFGPVVSVTTFRDDAEAVALANDTLYGLGAGVWTRDITRAYRMGRAIKAGRVWTNCYHAYPAHAAFGGYKQSGIGRENHRMMLDHYQQTKNLLVSYKPQKLGFF; translated from the coding sequence ATGGATTCTCTCGAGAGCCCCCCGCTGGAAAGCCGCCGGATCGAGCAGTCGCTACCGTTCAAGGCGCAATATGACAATTTCATCGGCGGCCGGTGGGTCCCGCCGCGCGAGGGGACGTATTTCGACGACCCTTCGCCGGTCGACGGGCGCATCCTGTGCCGGGTCGCCCGGTCCGGGGCGGCGGATGTCGAACAGGCGCTGGACGCGGCCCATGCGGCCCGGGAAGCCTGGGGCGAGACCAGCCCCGCCCAGCGCGCCCTGCTGCTGAACCGGATCGCGGATCGGATCGAGGCCAACCTCGACACCCTGGCGCGCGCCGAAAGCTGGGACAACGGCAAGCCGCTGCGCGAGACGCTGAACGCGGACATTCCGCTGTGCGTCGACCATTTCCGCTATTTCGCCGCCTGCATCCGCGCGCAGGAAGGGGCATTGTCGGAAATCGACCACGACACCGTCGCCTATCATTTCCACGAACCGCTGGGCGTGGTCGGCCAGATCATTCCGTGGAATTTCCCGCTGCTGATGGCAAGCTGGAAACTGGCCCCGGCGCTTGCGGCGGGAAACTGCGTGGTCATGAAACCGGCCGAGCAGACCCCGGCCTCGATCATGGTGCTGGCCGACCTGATCGCGGACATCCTGCCGCCCGGCGTGCTGAACATCGTCAACGGTTTCGGCAGGGAAGCCGGCACGGCGCTGGCCTCCAGCAACCGGATCGCCAAGATCGCCTTCACCGGGTCCACGCCGACCGGCAGGACGATCGCCCACGCGGCGGCCGACAACCTGATCCCCGCGACGCTGGAACTGGGCGGCAAGTCGCCCAACATCTTCTTTTCCGACGTCGCGGCCGAGGACGACGATTTCCTGGACAAGGCGATCGAGGGCTTCGTCCTGTTCGCCTTCAACCAGGGCGAGGTCTGCACCTGCCCGTCACGGGCGCTGATCCATGAATCGGTCTATGACCGGTTCATGGAACGCGCGCTGCGCCGGGTGGCGGCGATCAAACAGGGCAATCCGCTGGACATGGCGACGATGGTCGGCGCGCAGGCCTCGACCGAGCAGGTCAGCAAGATCCTGAACTATATCGACATCGGACGGCAGGAAGGGGCGGAACTGCTGATCGGCGGCGCGCGGGCCGAACTGGGCGGCAGCCTGTCGAACGGGTGCTATATCCAGCCCACCGTGTTCAGGGGCGACAACCGGATGCGGATCTTCCAGGAGGAAATCTTCGGCCCCGTCGTCTCGGTCACCACCTTCCGCGACGACGCCGAGGCCGTGGCGCTGGCCAATGACACGCTGTACGGCCTGGGGGCCGGGGTGTGGACCCGCGACATCACCCGGGCCTATCGCATGGGACGCGCCATCAAGGCCGGGCGCGTCTGGACCAACTGCTATCACGCCTATCCGGCGCACGCGGCCTTCGGCGGATACAAGCAATCCGGAATCGGGCGGGAAAACCACCGCATGATGCTGGACCACTACCAGCAGACCAAGAACCTGCTGGTCAGCTACAAGCCGCAGAAGCTGGGTTTCTTCTGA
- a CDS encoding sulfite exporter TauE/SafE family protein, whose translation MMLSDTFQPLYSLSGLGVGFLVGVTGVGGGSLMTPLLILLFGIHPQTAVGTDLLYAAITKAVGTGVHGFSGGVDWKVVRRLSSGSIPASAIALVILHVLGAPSSVTTQLITRSLGVALLLTAPCILFRARILQRLGAFSEALTDRQTHILTVLVGAVLGLLVSLSSVGAGAIGVTALLVLYPRLSTAQIVAADIAHAVPLTLVAGLGHWLLGSVNPAMLVSLLMGSIPGIVLGSLFVGYIRESIQRAVLATILTIVGARLI comes from the coding sequence ATGATGTTAAGTGACACGTTTCAGCCGCTTTATTCCCTGTCCGGGCTGGGCGTGGGCTTTCTGGTCGGCGTCACGGGCGTGGGCGGCGGATCGCTGATGACGCCGCTGCTGATCCTGCTGTTCGGAATCCATCCCCAGACCGCGGTCGGGACCGATCTGCTCTACGCCGCCATTACCAAGGCCGTCGGCACCGGCGTCCATGGCTTTTCGGGCGGGGTGGACTGGAAGGTCGTGCGGCGCCTGTCCAGCGGCAGCATCCCGGCCTCGGCCATCGCGCTGGTGATCCTGCATGTGCTGGGCGCCCCGTCATCGGTCACCACGCAGCTCATTACCCGCAGCCTGGGCGTCGCGCTGCTGCTGACGGCCCCGTGCATCCTGTTCCGCGCCCGGATCCTGCAGCGGCTGGGCGCCTTTTCCGAAGCCCTGACCGACCGGCAGACCCATATCCTGACGGTGCTGGTCGGTGCCGTCCTGGGGTTGCTGGTCTCGCTGTCCTCGGTCGGCGCGGGGGCGATCGGCGTGACGGCGCTGCTGGTGCTCTATCCCCGCCTGTCCACCGCGCAGATCGTGGCGGCGGACATCGCGCATGCGGTGCCGCTGACGCTGGTGGCGGGACTGGGGCACTGGCTGCTGGGATCGGTCAATCCGGCCATGCTGGTGTCGCTGCTGATGGGGTCGATCCCGGGCATCGTCCTGGGCAGCCTGTTCGTCGGCTATATCCGCGAAAGCATCCAGCGCGCCGTCCTGGCCACCATTCTGACCATCGTCGGCGCCCGCCTGATCTGA
- a CDS encoding helix-turn-helix domain-containing protein, giving the protein MTRSGSLGHNDDPASRHHADHVHDVLRDGSASGRSALAASWSRSLRHHGLDPDHGAPPHCLDDSAFRQVRDRNGLMLQAAQPVLDRLALAVRRGGYCVLLCDARGVALERRCDPAYEGVFSAWGLGPGAVWDEAHEGTNGIGTSLVEDRVLTIHRDQHFYTRNAGLSCTTAPIHDHLGRPVGGIDVSSVRTDCDATILPFLSLVVEDAARRIETRLFGAAFAGCRIVSLGDEAQALLALDENEVVIGTNKAARALFGLGTGRPVTLPDLLSDTGHETPDRAAHAALQRVLKRCGGNVSAAARDLGISRATLHRRLKRNAPRDLSRPCDRSDAATSPAR; this is encoded by the coding sequence GTGACGCGATCAGGATCACTCGGCCATAACGACGATCCGGCGAGCCGCCATCATGCGGATCATGTCCATGACGTGCTGAGGGACGGCTCCGCCTCCGGACGGTCCGCGCTGGCGGCGTCCTGGTCGCGATCCCTGCGCCACCATGGGCTGGACCCCGATCACGGCGCGCCGCCGCATTGCCTGGACGACAGCGCGTTCCGCCAGGTGCGGGACCGCAACGGGCTGATGCTCCAGGCGGCGCAGCCGGTGCTGGACCGCCTGGCGCTGGCCGTGCGGCGCGGAGGATATTGCGTGCTGTTGTGCGATGCGCGGGGCGTCGCGCTGGAACGGCGGTGCGACCCGGCGTATGAAGGCGTTTTCAGCGCCTGGGGACTGGGGCCCGGCGCCGTCTGGGACGAAGCGCACGAGGGCACCAACGGCATCGGCACCAGCCTGGTCGAGGACCGGGTCCTGACCATTCATCGCGACCAGCATTTCTACACCCGCAATGCGGGGCTGAGCTGCACCACGGCGCCGATCCACGACCATCTGGGGCGCCCCGTGGGAGGCATCGACGTGTCGTCCGTCCGCACCGATTGCGACGCGACGATCCTGCCCTTCCTGTCCCTCGTGGTCGAAGACGCGGCCCGCCGGATCGAGACGCGCCTGTTCGGCGCGGCCTTCGCCGGCTGTCGCATCGTGTCGCTGGGCGACGAGGCCCAGGCCCTGCTGGCGCTGGATGAAAACGAAGTCGTCATCGGCACCAACAAGGCCGCCCGCGCCCTGTTCGGCCTGGGCACCGGCCGGCCGGTCACGCTACCCGACCTGCTGTCGGATACCGGGCACGAAACGCCCGATCGCGCCGCCCATGCGGCCTTGCAGCGGGTGCTGAAACGCTGCGGCGGCAATGTCTCGGCGGCGGCGCGCGACCTGGGAATCAGCCGGGCGACGCTGCATCGGCGCCTGAAACGCAATGCCCCCCGCGACCTGTCGCGCCCATGCGACAGGTCGGACGCCGCGACGTCCCCGGCCCGCTGA
- the mntR gene encoding manganese-binding transcriptional regulator MntR: MKNARAARRPVAPMPDPDIQSEGFRQAREARRTALVEDYVELIDDLLAEGRETRQVDIACRLGVSQPTVAKMLRRLTGDGLVTRRPYRGIFLTESGQKMAEDSRARHRVVEAFLRALGISADTARIDAEGMEHYVGAETLAAFQRAIDAGLAGFLHRTASRDPTPPTGTL; encoded by the coding sequence GTGAAGAACGCACGCGCGGCGCGCAGGCCGGTCGCGCCCATGCCTGATCCCGACATCCAGTCCGAAGGCTTCCGCCAGGCGCGCGAGGCACGGCGCACGGCGCTGGTCGAGGATTATGTCGAACTGATCGACGACCTGCTGGCCGAGGGGCGTGAGACGAGGCAGGTCGATATCGCCTGCCGGCTGGGGGTGTCGCAGCCGACCGTCGCCAAGATGCTGCGCCGGCTGACCGGCGACGGGCTGGTGACGCGCCGTCCCTATCGCGGCATCTTCCTGACCGAGTCCGGGCAGAAGATGGCCGAGGACAGCCGCGCCCGCCACCGCGTGGTCGAGGCGTTCCTGCGCGCGCTGGGGATCAGTGCCGACACCGCGCGCATCGATGCCGAGGGCATGGAACATTATGTCGGCGCCGAAACTCTGGCGGCTTTCCAGCGCGCCATCGATGCCGGACTGGCCGGATTCCTGCACCGTACCGCATCACGGGACCCCACGCCGCCAACTGGCACGTTGTAA
- a CDS encoding efflux RND transporter permease subunit, translating into MSVTGLFIRRPVATTLLTLACVLCGVVGYLTLPVADLPNIDFPVIQVQAQEPGGSPEQMASSVAAPLERHLGEIAGLEEMTSQSSTGPVRLTLQFALSRDVNGAARDVEAAIQAARADLPTTLRQNPQYSKANPNDPPALLLALTSDTMPLPQVYDQASSLILPRLSQVRGVGLVQLSGSALPAVRVEIDPQALYKFGIGFEDIRAALASANAYTPKGFIDQDGQRLTLETNDQARDAQAYRDLVIAYRNGRAVRLTDVAQVVDGVEDVRNAGYYNRKPAIVVQVFMQAGGNIVQALDQIHAEMPQLEAGLPAAIRMQTFMDRSMTIRASLADTRMTLVLSVVLVVLTVLLFLGTLGVISLLGYSLDNMSLMALTISTGFVVDDAIVVLENVTRHVEKGDPPLRGRAARRGSSNQGNLFIVLPDKSKRGHPPSTTIGNLNRRSHFMPGHGSHALLRSAIRVGARPSNAGYQYTLQGNDTAALYDWTQKLVTALSAQPELADVSSDVLLGDLALDVAIDRDTGARTQLTPQLIANTLYDAYGQRPASIIYNHLHQYRVVMEAAPRFWQDPASLRQVWVSVAGGTAQGGTQANTIRVPLATATTATTAAAQSAASFTNQIANTLAGDHSASNGSAVSTGAETMVPLQVVSQTTPGNIALAVNHEGQAVAATISFNLPTGVPLGRAIQVVDAQVRRLKMPPSIHGAFSGNAAQLQNSASSETLLIMAALAAVYMVLGILYESYLHPLTILSTLPSAGVGALVALWVFGQQFSLMAIIGGLAVCQALTLFTTPIVYLTLEQMARRVTAWRGTMPPGHPNTGLY; encoded by the coding sequence ATGTCGGTGACGGGCCTCTTTATCCGCCGGCCGGTGGCGACGACGCTGCTGACGCTGGCCTGCGTCCTGTGCGGCGTCGTCGGCTATCTGACCCTGCCGGTCGCCGACCTGCCGAACATCGATTTTCCGGTGATCCAGGTCCAGGCGCAGGAACCCGGCGGCTCGCCCGAACAGATGGCCAGTTCGGTCGCCGCACCGCTGGAACGCCATCTGGGCGAAATCGCGGGCCTGGAGGAAATGACGTCGCAATCCAGCACAGGCCCGGTCCGGCTGACCCTGCAGTTCGCGCTGTCGCGCGACGTCAACGGCGCGGCCCGCGATGTCGAGGCCGCGATCCAGGCCGCGCGCGCCGACCTGCCGACGACGCTGCGGCAGAACCCGCAATATTCCAAGGCGAACCCGAACGACCCGCCTGCCCTGCTGCTGGCGCTGACATCCGACACCATGCCGCTGCCGCAGGTCTACGACCAGGCGTCGAGCCTGATCCTGCCGCGCCTGTCGCAGGTCCGGGGCGTGGGGCTGGTGCAGCTCAGCGGCAGCGCGCTGCCCGCCGTGCGGGTCGAGATCGATCCGCAGGCGCTGTACAAGTTCGGGATCGGGTTCGAGGACATCCGCGCCGCCCTCGCCTCGGCCAACGCCTATACGCCCAAGGGCTTCATCGACCAGGACGGGCAGCGCCTGACGCTGGAGACCAACGACCAGGCCCGCGACGCCCAGGCCTATCGCGACCTGGTCATCGCCTATCGCAACGGCCGCGCCGTACGCCTGACCGACGTGGCGCAGGTGGTGGACGGGGTCGAGGACGTGCGCAATGCGGGATATTACAACCGCAAGCCGGCCATCGTGGTGCAGGTCTTCATGCAGGCCGGCGGCAATATCGTGCAGGCCCTGGACCAGATCCATGCCGAGATGCCGCAACTGGAGGCCGGCCTGCCGGCGGCGATCCGGATGCAGACCTTCATGGACCGGTCGATGACCATCCGCGCGTCGCTGGCCGACACGCGCATGACGCTGGTCCTGTCGGTGGTGCTGGTGGTGCTGACGGTGCTGCTGTTCCTGGGCACGCTGGGGGTGATCAGCCTGCTGGGCTATTCGCTGGACAACATGTCGCTGATGGCCCTGACGATTTCCACCGGCTTCGTTGTCGATGATGCCATCGTGGTGCTGGAAAACGTCACCCGCCACGTGGAGAAGGGCGATCCCCCCCTTCGAGGCCGCGCTGCGCGGCGCGGGTCGTCGAACCAGGGGAACCTGTTCATCGTCCTGCCCGACAAGTCGAAGCGCGGCCATCCGCCTTCGACCACCATCGGGAATCTCAACCGCCGGTCGCATTTCATGCCGGGGCACGGTTCTCACGCGCTGCTGCGCAGCGCGATCCGCGTCGGCGCGCGGCCCAGCAACGCTGGGTATCAATATACCTTGCAGGGCAACGACACGGCCGCGCTGTACGACTGGACGCAGAAGCTGGTCACCGCCCTGTCCGCGCAGCCGGAACTGGCGGACGTGTCGTCCGACGTGCTGCTGGGCGACCTGGCGCTGGATGTCGCGATCGACCGCGACACGGGGGCCCGCACGCAACTGACGCCGCAATTGATCGCCAACACATTGTATGATGCCTACGGCCAGCGCCCGGCCTCGATCATCTACAATCATTTGCACCAGTATCGCGTGGTGATGGAGGCCGCGCCCCGTTTCTGGCAGGACCCAGCCTCGCTCCGCCAGGTGTGGGTTAGTGTCGCGGGCGGCACGGCGCAGGGGGGCACCCAGGCGAACACCATCCGCGTGCCGCTGGCGACGGCCACCACGGCCACCACGGCCGCGGCGCAGAGTGCCGCGTCCTTCACCAACCAGATCGCCAACACGCTGGCGGGCGACCATTCGGCATCGAACGGTTCGGCGGTCTCGACGGGCGCCGAAACCATGGTCCCGCTGCAGGTGGTCAGCCAGACCACGCCGGGGAACATCGCGCTGGCCGTCAATCATGAGGGACAGGCTGTCGCGGCCACGATTTCGTTCAACCTGCCGACCGGCGTGCCGCTGGGACGGGCCATCCAGGTCGTCGACGCCCAGGTCCGGCGCCTGAAGATGCCCCCGAGCATCCATGGCGCCTTCAGCGGCAATGCCGCGCAACTGCAGAATTCCGCCAGCAGCGAGACCCTGCTGATCATGGCCGCGCTGGCCGCGGTCTACATGGTCCTGGGAATCCTGTACGAAAGCTACCTGCACCCCCTGACCATCCTGTCCACCCTGCCCTCGGCGGGGGTCGGCGCCCTGGTGGCCCTGTGGGTATTCGGGCAGCAATTCTCGCTGATGGCCATCATCGGGGGGCTGGCGGTCTGCCAGGCCCTGACCCTGTTCACGACCCCCATCGTCTACCTGACCCTGGAACAGATGGCCCGCCGCGTGACGGCATGGCGCGGGACCATGCCGCCCGGCCATCCCAATACGGGTCTGTATTGA
- a CDS encoding FTR1 family iron permease → MLGSLLIVFREVMEAGLIVGIVLAATRGIAGRGLWVAGGIGAGVLGAAVVAAFAGALSQSLSGNGQDVFSASILCLAVLMLGWHIVWMARHGREMARDMQAVGAAVARGTRSLPALAVVVAVAVLREGVEVVLFLYGIAVSTGAGLVPMLTGGLLGVAGGCALSWALYRGLVVIPLRHLFSVTGWLVSILAAGMASQAAALLANDDLIPAMGYDIWDSSWLLSDGSMAGRAAKALMGYSDRPTGVQIVAWLVTLLVLVVAGHRMRRQPARA, encoded by the coding sequence ATGCTGGGCAGTCTGCTGATCGTCTTTCGCGAGGTGATGGAAGCCGGGCTGATCGTCGGCATCGTGCTGGCCGCCACGCGCGGGATCGCCGGGCGCGGGCTGTGGGTGGCGGGCGGCATCGGGGCGGGCGTGCTGGGGGCGGCCGTCGTCGCCGCGTTCGCCGGGGCGCTGTCGCAGTCGCTGTCCGGCAACGGGCAGGATGTGTTCTCGGCGTCGATCCTCTGCCTGGCGGTGCTGATGCTGGGCTGGCACATCGTGTGGATGGCGCGGCACGGGCGCGAAATGGCGCGCGACATGCAGGCGGTCGGCGCGGCGGTGGCCCGCGGCACGCGCTCGCTGCCGGCGCTGGCGGTCGTCGTGGCCGTGGCGGTCCTGCGCGAGGGGGTGGAGGTCGTGCTGTTCCTGTACGGGATCGCGGTTTCCACCGGGGCGGGCCTGGTGCCGATGCTGACCGGCGGCCTGCTGGGCGTGGCCGGCGGCTGCGCCCTGTCCTGGGCGCTGTATCGGGGGCTGGTGGTGATTCCGCTGCGGCACCTGTTCAGCGTCACCGGCTGGCTGGTGTCGATTCTGGCCGCCGGCATGGCCAGCCAGGCCGCCGCCCTGCTGGCGAATGACGACCTGATTCCGGCCATGGGCTACGATATCTGGGATTCGTCATGGCTGTTGTCCGACGGCAGCATGGCGGGGCGTGCCGCCAAGGCGCTGATGGGCTACTCGGATCGTCCGACCGGCGTGCAGATCGTGGCATGGCTGGTGACTTTGCTGGTACTGGTCGTGGCGGGGCACAGGATGCGCCGCCAGCCTGCCCGTGCGTGA
- a CDS encoding iron transporter, whose amino-acid sequence MTARFLAASALAVTLLGVAAPALAREYPIGGPVYAHDMEIAANYLVGIEVAPMMAGMPTGPDSIHLETDIHATADNVWGFPDGGWVPYLTVTYTLTRAGSPWKQTGTLHAMTAKDGPHYADNVRMDGPGTYTVVFRYGSPEANGFMHHVDQETGTPGFWAPFAESFTFAYPQK is encoded by the coding sequence ATGACTGCCAGATTTCTTGCCGCTTCCGCCCTTGCCGTCACGTTGCTGGGGGTGGCCGCGCCCGCCCTGGCGCGGGAATATCCGATCGGCGGCCCGGTCTATGCCCATGACATGGAAATCGCCGCCAATTACCTGGTGGGGATCGAGGTCGCGCCGATGATGGCGGGCATGCCCACCGGGCCCGATTCCATTCACCTGGAAACCGACATCCACGCGACGGCCGACAATGTCTGGGGCTTCCCCGACGGGGGCTGGGTGCCGTACCTGACCGTCACCTACACGCTGACGCGGGCCGGCAGCCCTTGGAAGCAAACGGGCACGCTGCACGCCATGACCGCCAAGGACGGCCCGCATTATGCCGACAACGTCCGCATGGACGGCCCCGGCACCTATACGGTCGTCTTCCGCTACGGCTCGCCGGAGGCGAACGGCTTCATGCACCACGTGGACCAGGAAACCGGCACCCCGGGATTCTGGGCCCCGTTCGCCGAATCCTTTACCTTCGCCTACCCCCAGAAATAG
- a CDS encoding cupredoxin domain-containing protein: MRAVPSLILPLCLFVCLARPAAAQDPYRLVLKDHHFTPDHLDVPAGQRFLITLSNQDDTVDEFESYDMKFEKIVVQGGTITVHAGPLHPGTYKFFDDYHPDSAVGTVTAQEGH; encoded by the coding sequence ATGCGTGCCGTGCCGTCCCTGATCCTGCCGCTGTGCCTGTTCGTATGCCTGGCCCGGCCGGCGGCGGCGCAGGACCCGTACCGCCTGGTCCTGAAGGACCATCATTTCACGCCGGACCATCTGGACGTTCCCGCCGGCCAGCGATTCCTGATCACCCTGTCCAACCAGGACGACACGGTGGACGAATTCGAAAGCTACGACATGAAGTTCGAGAAGATCGTCGTCCAGGGCGGCACGATCACGGTTCATGCCGGCCCGCTGCATCCCGGGACCTACAAGTTCTTCGACGACTACCACCCGGACAGTGCCGTGGGTACCGTCACGGCGCAAGAGGGACACTGA
- a CDS encoding sugar porter family MFS transporter, with amino-acid sequence MSQVATISVQPLAPAGVAFLATLLAAAAGLPVGLDTGLIAEALGDIGQAFHASYRVQEWIVSVLMIGAAAGSLGAGAVSYRFGRRRTLLLAMLLVGAGAYLCLSASGVGQIIAGRLLIGVAVGTCAFTAPLYIAELATGDMRGRMVSIFSMLQSIGILAGYLVGGLCSAGGHWRWMVAFPLLPAALLFAAYFLLPESPAWLAARGRADAARRVLLRVRDDPARVDAELAAMAAERTRDRVGGFALLRRQPNFRRSVALGIGLQMFQQLGGINVVMYYAPRILEGAHADPAMAVWATVLVGGVNALVGLLAVFAVSRWGRRPLLVVSCALMAGAMLAAAAIVATDPPGAGVPVGLIAALLIFVAGFGLGAGPLVWTLCSEIQPLEGREFGVATSTLASWCGDWVVSNTFLSIVAVVGLPRAFIGYGVVNVLFILFTLRFVPETKGVPMEAIEAHLMAGEPLRRIGCPT; translated from the coding sequence GTGTCACAGGTCGCGACGATTTCAGTACAGCCTCTCGCACCCGCGGGTGTCGCGTTTCTCGCCACCCTTCTCGCCGCCGCCGCCGGACTGCCCGTCGGGCTGGATACCGGCCTGATCGCCGAGGCGCTGGGTGATATCGGGCAGGCGTTCCATGCGTCCTACCGGGTGCAGGAATGGATCGTCTCGGTGCTGATGATCGGTGCCGCCGCCGGGTCGCTGGGGGCGGGCGCGGTTTCCTATCGTTTCGGACGGCGGCGGACGCTGCTGCTGGCGATGCTGCTGGTGGGGGCAGGGGCGTATCTGTGCCTCAGCGCCTCCGGCGTGGGGCAGATCATCGCCGGGCGGCTGCTGATCGGCGTCGCGGTGGGGACCTGCGCCTTTACCGCGCCCCTCTACATTGCCGAACTGGCGACGGGCGACATGCGCGGGCGCATGGTCTCGATCTTCTCGATGCTGCAGTCGATCGGCATCCTGGCCGGCTACCTGGTCGGCGGCCTGTGTTCGGCGGGCGGGCACTGGCGCTGGATGGTGGCCTTTCCCCTGCTGCCGGCGGCGCTGCTGTTCGCCGCCTATTTCCTGCTGCCCGAAAGCCCGGCCTGGCTCGCGGCCCGGGGGCGGGCCGATGCGGCGCGCCGGGTGCTGCTGCGCGTGCGCGACGACCCGGCCCGGGTGGATGCGGAACTGGCGGCCATGGCCGCCGAACGGACGCGGGACAGGGTCGGGGGCTTCGCCCTGCTGCGCCGCCAGCCGAATTTCCGCCGTTCGGTCGCGTTGGGAATCGGGTTGCAGATGTTCCAGCAACTGGGCGGCATCAACGTGGTCATGTACTACGCGCCCCGAATCCTGGAAGGCGCGCATGCCGACCCGGCGATGGCCGTCTGGGCGACCGTTCTGGTCGGCGGGGTCAACGCGCTGGTGGGCCTGCTGGCGGTGTTCGCGGTCTCGCGCTGGGGGCGGCGGCCGCTGCTGGTCGTCAGTTGCGCGCTGATGGCGGGTGCGATGCTGGCCGCCGCCGCGATCGTGGCCACCGACCCGCCCGGTGCGGGCGTGCCGGTCGGGTTGATCGCGGCCCTGCTGATCTTCGTCGCGGGGTTCGGGCTGGGTGCCGGACCGCTGGTCTGGACGTTATGTTCGGAAATCCAGCCGCTGGAGGGGCGGGAATTCGGGGTGGCGACCTCCACGCTGGCCAGTTGGTGCGGCGACTGGGTGGTCAGCAACACCTTCCTCAGCATCGTCGCGGTCGTGGGCCTGCCCCGTGCCTTCATCGGCTATGGGGTGGTGAACGTCCTGTTCATCCTGTTCACCCTTCGCTTCGTCCCCGAGACGAAGGGCGTACCGATGGAAGCGATCGAAGCGCACCTGATGGCCGGCGAACCCCTGCGCCGCATCGGCTGTCCGACATAA